In the Bacillus sp. HSf4 genome, CCATGGAATACCCATCAAGAAAGCAAACGGCGCAAACACATATCCGAGCAGTTCTTGGAAAGATATCCCCAGTACGGCATTGAAAATACCGTTGATCATTGCGATGATCGCCACAAAGCCGATCAACATGGCCGCCACGACAACCGCAACTTTAAAGCCGTCCATAATATATTCGCCGAGCATCTCGAAAAAGGATTGCTTTTCCTCTTCCTGCACTTCTACCATATCATGTTCTTGATCCACCTCATAAGGATTTATGATCGAGGCGATGATAAACCCGCCGAACAAGTTTAAAACGAGTGCTGTGACGACATACTCCGGTTTCAGCATCGTCATGTAGGAGCCGACGATAGACATCGATACGGTGGACATCGCTGAAGCGCACAGTGTATAAAGTCTGTGCTTAGGCAGCATGCCCAATTGTTTTTTTAATGAGATGAATACTTCTGATTGGCCTAAAATCGCCGATGCCACGGCATTGTAGGATTCAAGTTTTCCCATCCCGTTGACTTTGCTGAGCGCCAGACCAATATATTTTATTATAAACGGAAGGATTCTCCAATATTGCAGAATTCCAATTAAAGCAGAAATAAATACAATAGGCAGCAGCACGCTCATGAAGAATGTGGACTCATTCACATTCACAAGCCCGCCGAACACAAAGTTCACACCTTCAGCTGCGTATTCAAGCAAATAGCTGAACCCTTTCGCAAATCCGCCGACAAGGTAGTTTCCGACGCCTGTGTTCAACAAGATATATCCTAGTACAAATTGCAGTACGATCATGACGATAACCGGACGATACTTGACTCCTTTTTTCCCGTTGCTGAACAGCCATGCCATACCTAAAATAACAATTAATCCTATGATCCCGATGAGATACTTCATATGTTGATCCTCCCGAGGATGAATTCGCTTACAATCTTTGCGTCAATATACGGGAAGCTAAAGCTTCCCGCTTATCCCGAACTTAATAGTTGTCTCCGCTTTTTCCTTCCGCTCCGCTGACGATGGAAACTCCTGCGCTCGCCCCGATTCGGCTTGCTCCGGCTGAGATCATGTTTTCTACATCCTCTTTAGTGCGAATACCTCCGGATGCTTTCACCCCAATATCAGGTCCGACGGTTTTCCGCATTAAAGCAATGTCTTCCGCTGTCGCACCGCCTGTGGAGAATCCGGTTGAGGTTTTCACAAAATCGGCTCCGGCCGCGACAGCCAAGCGGCATGCGCGTTCTTTTTCTTCATCTGTGAGCAGACATGTTTCAATAATCACTTTGACAAGCGCTTTTCCTGCGGCCGCTTCCACCACTCCGCGGATGTCAGCTTGTACAAAATCATCGTCACCGTCTTTTAACGCGGCAATGTTGATCACCATGTCAACCTCTGTCGCTCCTTTTGCAATCGCGTCTTTTGTCTCGAACGCTTTTGTTTCCGTCGTATTGGCGCCAAGCGGGAAACCGATGACAGTGCAAACGTCAATTTCCGTTCCCGCAAGCTCTTTCGCGGCGAACTCGACCCATGTTGGATTGACGCAGACGGAAGCGAATTGGTACGTTTTCGCTTCTTCGATCAGCTTTTTGATTTCTTCTTTTCGTGTATGCGGTTTCAATGCTGTATGATCAATGATTTTTGCAATCTCCATATACAAGCACTTCCTTTGTTTTAAGATAGTTTCAGCATAACCGATTTCTGAACAAATGTAAATTATGATGTGAACTTTTGTTCACTAGAAAATAAAGTAAAATCCAGGCTGTTCACCTTGGACAATTCAATCTTTTAACAGTTCTTTTGCCGTATGCTGATCGATAATCAGGACATTGGCATATTTCCCATTGAGCGCGCCGTGGATGGCGGCCGTTTTGCGGATGCCGCCGGCAACAAGAATCGACCGTTCTTTCTGCCTGAGATCAGCAAGTTCGACACCGATTGTCCGGGAATTGATCGCATCGCTGCAGATCTTTCCGTCCGCATCAAAAAAGCGCGAGCAAATATCGCCGACTCCGCATGATTTCAAGAGCTCTTTTTCCTGATCATTAAAGTAGCCGAGCCTGAACAAAAGGGCTTCATCCCGAACCGTCCCGACCGTAAAAATGGCGATGTTCGCCTGCCTGCCCATTTCCATGATCCGTTTGATATGCCTGTCCTGCTCAACCATCTGCTTGACCTCGGCGTTGTCAAACACAACCGGCAGCGGAAGGTATCTCGGCATTGTCTGAAAGGCCTCGGCAAACAGCTGAATCGTTTCAGACGAATAGGTATTGACATTCGAGTGGCTGAT is a window encoding:
- a CDS encoding NupC/NupG family nucleoside CNT transporter, with translation MKYLIGIIGLIVILGMAWLFSNGKKGVKYRPVIVMIVLQFVLGYILLNTGVGNYLVGGFAKGFSYLLEYAAEGVNFVFGGLVNVNESTFFMSVLLPIVFISALIGILQYWRILPFIIKYIGLALSKVNGMGKLESYNAVASAILGQSEVFISLKKQLGMLPKHRLYTLCASAMSTVSMSIVGSYMTMLKPEYVVTALVLNLFGGFIIASIINPYEVDQEHDMVEVQEEEKQSFFEMLGEYIMDGFKVAVVVAAMLIGFVAIIAMINGIFNAVLGISFQELLGYVFAPFAFLMGIPWNEAVNAGSIMATKMVSNEFVAMQTLAQGGLHFSGRTEAIVSVFLVSFANFSSIGIIAGAVKGLNEKQGNVVARFGLKLLYGATLVSFLTATVVGLIY
- the deoC gene encoding deoxyribose-phosphate aldolase, with translation MEIAKIIDHTALKPHTRKEEIKKLIEEAKTYQFASVCVNPTWVEFAAKELAGTEIDVCTVIGFPLGANTTETKAFETKDAIAKGATEVDMVINIAALKDGDDDFVQADIRGVVEAAAGKALVKVIIETCLLTDEEKERACRLAVAAGADFVKTSTGFSTGGATAEDIALMRKTVGPDIGVKASGGIRTKEDVENMISAGASRIGASAGVSIVSGAEGKSGDNY
- a CDS encoding sugar-binding transcriptional regulator, with translation MDKEKQQLSIEAARLYYQSDYSQQQIAEQLEISRPTVSRLLQYAKEKGYVQIRVMDPFEDMNALGAMLEEKYGLLEAHVVFSPTSDYTTITHYLSRFGAEYMHGAVKDGDIVGVSWGTTMYQIAQNLHAKQVKGVEVVQLKGGISHSNVNTYSSETIQLFAEAFQTMPRYLPLPVVFDNAEVKQMVEQDRHIKRIMEMGRQANIAIFTVGTVRDEALLFRLGYFNDQEKELLKSCGVGDICSRFFDADGKICSDAINSRTIGVELADLRQKERSILVAGGIRKTAAIHGALNGKYANVLIIDQHTAKELLKD